Sequence from the Amycolatopsis sp. NBC_00345 genome:
TTGATCGGCGCGAACTTCGCCCAGCCCCGGGTGAGCCAGTAGGACTGCTTGTCCGTGAAGCGGTTGAGTTCCAGGTCGACGACCCACTTGGCGGCCGAGGCGTACCCGTAGATCCCGGGGACGACCAGCCGGGCCGGGAACCCGTGCTCGCTGGGCAGCGGCTGGCCGTTCATCCCGATCGCCAGCAGGCCCCGGTCGAGCACGTCGGCCACCGGGGTACCGCTGGTCCAGCCGTCCACACTGGTGGCGAACAGCTGGTCCGCGCCGGCCTTCACTCCGGCCCGGCCCAGCAGCTCCCGCAGCGGGACGCCGATGAAGTTCGAGGTGGACACGTACGTGCCACCGACCTCATTGGACACACAGGTGAGCGTCACGGTCCGCTCCACCAACGGCATCCGCCGCACGTCGGCGTAACGCAGCACCACCTCGTCGTCCACGGCGCCGTGGACGCGCAACGCCCAGTCCTCGGCCCGTACCCGCGGTACCGACAACGCCGTGTCCACCCGGTAGAAGTCCCGGTTGGCCGTGATGAACCGGGGCGTGCCGAGTGACGCGAAGTCCGCTCCGGCCGCGATCGGCGGCGCCGGCGTGACCGGGGTGAGCGGGCCCAGCACGGCGCGGGAGTCCTCCCGGCCCGCCAGCAGCTGGCCCCCGGCCCCGGCGACACCCGCCCCGGCCGCGAGCCCGGCCGACATGACCAGGAACCGCCGCCGGTCGGCGCTGGTGCCCTCGCCTCCCGCACGTCCGCCTCCCGCCCCTCGGCGAACGGCCGACGCGTGCAGCCACCGGAACGCCACGGCCCCGACGACCAGGCTGGCCGCCGGGGCGAGCAGGTCGACCGGCCCGAGGTCGGGCCGGGCCAGCACGGCACCGGCGCCCAGGCCGCCGAGCACCACCGCGAACACCGTGCCCGGCCACGGCCCGCGCCGCGAGAGCAGCCCGGCGACCACCGCGAACCCCAGCAGCACCACACCCATCCCGCCGATCAGCACCAGCTTGTCGGCGGGGCCGAAGGCGCGGATCGCGAACTCTTTCACCGGGGCCGGGGCCAGGTCGATCGCGGTGTTGCCGACCGCCACGAACGGTGACGCGTTGGGGTTGAGCACACCCGCCACCAGGTGGCCGGCGGCCAGCGCGGCGGCCACCCCCAGCACACCGACGAGCACCGCCACGCCCGACGGCAGTCGCGCGCGGCTAGGCGGGGGTGGCGAGGTAGCCAAGGTTGGCGCCACTGCTGTCATTGAAGTCGCCGACCACGACCCCGGACTCGTTCACGCCACACGCGGACATCCCCGCAGTGGCCGGCGGGTACCGCAGCGCGACGAAAGTGCTCTGATCGGTCCGCAGGTAGGCGTGGGTTCCCTTGGTGTCCAGGTAGAACCCGGCGACCACACCCGAGTCACTGATCGCCATCGCGCCCGTCCCACCCTCGTTCTCGCGCAGGTTCGGGTAGCCGAAGGAGGACGCCACGAAGGTTCGGCGTGTGCTGTCGCGGATGAAGACGCGGGTCGACTTGTCCGGCCCGATCAGCTGGCCGACCACCAGTCCGGCACCGTTGACACCCGTGGCGAACGTGCCGCCGCCGGTGTCGTCCGGGTGCCGGAACGTGTCCACGTGCCGACGCTCCTTTCCGGACCACACGAATCCCTTGGCGACGGCCTCGGACTGGCCGGACGGGTCCCGCGCGAAGTACCACCCGGACACCAGGCCCGAGTCGTTCACGCCGAACGCGACCACGGTCCCGGTGCCGTCCTCGGGTG
This genomic interval carries:
- a CDS encoding molybdopterin-dependent oxidoreductase is translated as MTAVAPTLATSPPPPSRARLPSGVAVLVGVLGVAAALAAGHLVAGVLNPNASPFVAVGNTAIDLAPAPVKEFAIRAFGPADKLVLIGGMGVVLLGFAVVAGLLSRRGPWPGTVFAVVLGGLGAGAVLARPDLGPVDLLAPAASLVVGAVAFRWLHASAVRRGAGGGRAGGEGTSADRRRFLVMSAGLAAGAGVAGAGGQLLAGREDSRAVLGPLTPVTPAPPIAAGADFASLGTPRFITANRDFYRVDTALSVPRVRAEDWALRVHGAVDDEVVLRYADVRRMPLVERTVTLTCVSNEVGGTYVSTSNFIGVPLRELLGRAGVKAGADQLFATSVDGWTSGTPVADVLDRGLLAIGMNGQPLPSEHGFPARLVVPGIYGYASAAKWVVDLELNRFTDKQSYWLTRGWAKFAPIKTQSRIDVPAAFATVPAGGVSVAGIAYAQHRGIAKVEVRVDEGPWLTAELATEVNLDTWRMWRAEVDLAPGPHTVECRATDRTGATQTADRVPPIPDGATGWHSAQFTVQ